One genomic segment of Terrihabitans soli includes these proteins:
- a CDS encoding MFS transporter, which produces MSSKTRVIVPLGLHQIFAWGSSYYLLTVLAAPIARDTGWSLAWITAGFSIGLISSSLISPSAARAIVRFGGARVLAFGSALLSLGLAGLAFAPSLPFYILSWTVFGAGMGCALYDAAFSTLGQLYGAEARRPITTLTLFGGFASTVCWPLSAYLVETFGWRETCLFYAAIHLFVSVPVLLLLLPRKTGNGKPDTKAKAPEGHRRNLLLLTLIFVTGSAIFSIMSIHLITLLQSLGLALAASVALGTLVGPSQVGARVVEIVLGSRYHPVWTLVTSATLICCGIILLTFGFPITAACLVLYGAGNGIWSISRGTVPLALFGAEDFPAIMGRLAKAAFLAQAVAPFAAAQIIQLSGEQSALAAIAALSVLNLGLVLLLRVRSRGQAL; this is translated from the coding sequence TTGTCCTCCAAAACCCGCGTTATCGTCCCGCTCGGACTGCATCAGATCTTTGCCTGGGGGTCGTCCTATTATCTCCTGACGGTTCTCGCCGCGCCGATCGCGCGCGACACGGGCTGGTCCCTCGCCTGGATCACCGCCGGATTTTCGATCGGGCTGATTTCGTCGAGCCTGATCTCTCCGTCGGCCGCACGCGCCATTGTGCGTTTCGGCGGGGCGCGCGTTCTCGCCTTCGGATCGGCCCTTTTGTCTCTCGGACTGGCGGGGCTCGCCTTTGCACCGAGCCTGCCCTTCTACATCCTGTCATGGACGGTCTTCGGCGCGGGCATGGGCTGCGCGCTCTACGATGCCGCTTTCTCAACGCTCGGCCAGCTTTACGGCGCCGAGGCGCGCCGCCCCATCACGACACTCACCCTGTTCGGCGGCTTTGCGAGCACGGTCTGCTGGCCGCTTTCCGCCTATCTCGTCGAGACGTTCGGATGGCGCGAAACCTGTCTTTTCTATGCCGCTATCCATCTCTTTGTTTCCGTTCCGGTGCTTCTGCTGCTTCTGCCGCGAAAGACTGGAAACGGAAAGCCAGACACCAAAGCGAAAGCACCGGAAGGACACCGCCGCAATCTTCTGCTTCTTACTTTGATCTTCGTGACGGGAAGCGCGATCTTCTCGATCATGTCCATACATCTTATCACGCTTCTGCAATCGCTCGGATTGGCGCTTGCGGCATCGGTCGCCCTCGGCACCCTTGTCGGCCCGTCACAGGTCGGAGCCCGCGTGGTCGAGATCGTGTTGGGCTCGCGTTACCATCCGGTCTGGACGCTGGTTACCTCTGCTACGTTGATTTGCTGCGGGATTATTCTTCTGACGTTCGGATTTCCCATCACCGCCGCCTGCCTTGTCCTTTACGGAGCCGGCAACGGAATTTGGTCGATCTCCCGGGGAACGGTGCCACTGGCGCTCTTTGGAGCGGAAGACTTTCCCGCGATCATGGGCCGGCTCGCCAAAGCAGCGTTTCTCGCTCAGGCGGTCGCGCCGTTCGCCGCCGCGCAGATCATCCAGCTTTCCGGAGAACAGAGCGCGCTTGCAGCAATCGCCGCCCTTTCGGTCCTCAATCTCGGGCTCGTGCTTCTTCTAAGAGTGCGCTCCCGAGGGCAGGCGCTCTAA
- a CDS encoding arsenate reductase ArsC: MPIFNVLFLCTANSARSIMAESILRKDGAGRFNAFSAGSRPGGKVNPLALKVLESFGYPVEGLRSKDWNEFAGPGAPEMHFVFTVCDNAAGEACPLWPGQPMTAHWGIADPASSGGNDIQREAAFVAAFKQMKNRISLFTALPVESLDRLSLTARLKDIGMSEGATELAHSK, from the coding sequence ATGCCGATTTTCAACGTCCTGTTTCTGTGCACCGCCAATTCCGCGCGCTCCATTATGGCGGAGAGCATTCTGCGCAAAGACGGCGCGGGCCGCTTCAATGCATTTTCAGCGGGCAGCCGCCCCGGCGGCAAAGTCAATCCGCTGGCGCTGAAAGTGCTTGAGAGTTTCGGCTATCCGGTTGAAGGCCTGCGCTCCAAGGACTGGAACGAATTCGCCGGGCCCGGTGCGCCGGAAATGCATTTCGTATTTACGGTCTGCGACAATGCGGCGGGCGAAGCCTGCCCGCTCTGGCCGGGTCAGCCGATGACGGCGCATTGGGGAATTGCCGACCCGGCCTCATCCGGCGGAAACGACATTCAGCGCGAAGCTGCCTTCGTTGCGGCCTTCAAACAAATGAAGAACCGGATTTCACTGTTCACCGCACTGCCGGTGGAAAGCCTCGACCGGCTGTCGCTCACGGCGCGGCTCAAGGATATCGGCATGAGCGAAGGCGCAACCGAATTGGCGCATTCGAAGTGA
- the plsY gene encoding glycerol-3-phosphate 1-O-acyltransferase PlsY — protein MADTIFTALLIGIAVHFLAGYLFGSIPFGLIFTRMAGLGDIRAIGSKNIGATNVLRTGRKDIAFATLLADMLKGTFAVLLAAYIAGDPHTSVLEKNLGELITGFGAFIGHVFPVWLRFRGGKGVATYIGVLLGFFWPAALAFGAIWLFTAFVSRYSSLSALVAAVLTPVVLYFMTNVQAAGFFAIMSLILIIKHHANISRLLAGTETKIGKSAAPVGG, from the coding sequence ATGGCAGACACGATTTTCACCGCGCTCTTGATCGGGATCGCGGTTCATTTTCTCGCCGGTTATCTTTTCGGCTCCATTCCTTTCGGCCTTATTTTTACGCGCATGGCCGGGCTCGGCGATATCCGCGCCATCGGCTCGAAGAATATCGGCGCGACCAATGTGCTGCGCACCGGGCGCAAGGACATCGCTTTTGCGACGCTGCTCGCCGACATGCTGAAAGGCACGTTCGCTGTTCTGCTCGCGGCCTATATCGCGGGCGATCCGCACACTTCGGTGCTTGAGAAAAATCTCGGCGAACTGATCACCGGCTTCGGCGCCTTTATCGGCCATGTGTTTCCGGTGTGGCTGCGCTTTCGCGGCGGCAAGGGCGTTGCGACCTATATCGGCGTGCTGCTCGGCTTCTTCTGGCCGGCGGCTTTGGCCTTCGGCGCGATCTGGCTTTTCACCGCCTTTGTCAGCCGCTATTCCTCGCTGTCGGCGCTGGTGGCCGCTGTCCTTACGCCCGTCGTTCTTTACTTCATGACGAATGTTCAGGCGGCGGGCTTTTTCGCCATCATGTCGCTGATCCTCATCATCAAGCACCACGCGAATATTTCGCGGCTCCTCGCGGGCACCGAAACCAAAATCGGCAAAAGCGCCGCCCCTGTGGGCGGGTGA
- the dprA gene encoding DNA-processing protein DprA → MARLTDPQRLAWLRLIRTDNVGSRTFHNLLDHFGSAEAAIEAWPDLVSKGGGQGKRLCSVEDAEREIAGLERLGAQLIALGEPDYPSVLAESDGAPPLLTVLGGTACFERPIISIVGARNASAAGRSFAAKLAADLGRAGFAIASGLARGIDTAAHEASLATGTIAVLAGGPDRIYPAENAPLLQRILKDGAAVTEMPLGWEPRAKDFPRRNRIIAGLARGVVVVEAALRSGSLITARLANELGREVMAAPGSPLDVRCEGSNALLRDGATLITSADHVIEALGASLAPQGKPASHYKERGPIIIKESGGAPAADDGLRALVLELLGPSPAGIDDIVRLSGAPARTVQLVLLELEMAGRLERHLGGRISLIGEPTY, encoded by the coding sequence ATGGCAAGGCTGACCGATCCGCAGCGCCTTGCCTGGCTGAGACTGATCCGCACCGACAATGTCGGCTCGCGGACCTTCCATAATCTTCTCGATCATTTCGGCAGCGCCGAAGCCGCCATCGAGGCCTGGCCCGATCTGGTCAGCAAAGGCGGCGGCCAGGGAAAGCGGCTGTGCAGCGTCGAAGACGCCGAACGCGAGATCGCGGGGCTCGAACGCCTCGGCGCACAATTGATCGCGCTCGGCGAGCCTGATTATCCAAGTGTGCTGGCGGAAAGCGACGGCGCGCCGCCGCTTCTCACTGTCCTTGGCGGCACCGCCTGTTTCGAACGGCCCATTATTTCCATTGTCGGCGCGCGCAACGCCTCGGCCGCCGGGCGCAGTTTTGCGGCAAAGCTCGCCGCAGATCTCGGCAGGGCTGGTTTTGCTATTGCCTCGGGCCTTGCCCGCGGCATCGACACGGCCGCGCATGAAGCAAGTCTTGCGACCGGCACCATCGCTGTTCTCGCCGGCGGTCCGGACCGCATCTATCCCGCCGAAAATGCACCGCTGCTGCAGCGCATATTAAAAGACGGCGCGGCGGTGACGGAGATGCCGCTCGGCTGGGAGCCGCGGGCCAAGGACTTTCCGCGCCGCAACCGCATCATCGCCGGACTGGCGCGCGGTGTCGTCGTCGTGGAAGCCGCGTTGCGCTCCGGCTCGCTGATCACGGCGCGCCTTGCCAATGAATTGGGGCGTGAGGTTATGGCCGCGCCGGGCTCGCCGCTCGATGTCCGCTGCGAGGGATCGAATGCGCTCTTGCGTGACGGCGCAACGCTCATCACCTCGGCCGATCATGTGATCGAGGCTCTCGGCGCCTCCCTTGCCCCGCAGGGGAAGCCCGCCTCTCATTATAAAGAGCGTGGGCCCATCATTATAAAAGAGAGTGGCGGCGCACCGGCGGCCGATGACGGCCTGCGCGCCCTTGTCCTTGAGCTCCTCGGCCCCTCGCCCGCCGGCATCGACGATATCGTCCGCCTGTCCGGCGCGCCGGCCCGCACGGTTCAGCTTGTGCTGCTGGAACTGGAAATGGCCGGCCGCCTGGAGCGGCATCTGGGCGGGAGAATCAGCCTGATCGGCGAACCGACCTATTGA
- a CDS encoding ArsR/SmtB family transcription factor, translated as MESEIISGLSALAQPTRLQAFRLLVTHEPEGIPAGEIARALDVPQNTLSSHLSVLSQAGLVSSKRQGTTIIYRANLEHLRTVISFLLKDCCAGRSEICAPLIADLTPRPACETC; from the coding sequence ATGGAATCAGAGATCATCTCCGGGCTCTCGGCCCTCGCCCAACCCACCCGCCTCCAGGCGTTCCGGCTTCTGGTGACTCACGAGCCCGAAGGTATTCCCGCGGGCGAGATCGCCCGCGCGCTGGACGTTCCGCAGAACACGCTGTCGTCCCATTTGTCGGTGCTGTCCCAGGCGGGTCTCGTCTCATCGAAACGCCAGGGCACGACGATCATCTACCGCGCCAATCTCGAACATCTGCGCACGGTCATTTCTTTTCTGCTCAAGGATTGCTGCGCGGGCCGTTCCGAAATCTGCGCGCCGCTGATCGCCGATCTGACGCCGCGCCCTGCCTGCGAGACCTGCTGA
- a CDS encoding aquaporin: MTPRRLAAEALGTAFLLAAVVGSGIMAARLADGNNALALLCNALSTGAILTVLILIFGPVSGAHFNPAVSLAFAFRRQLAWTEAFAFILAQIAGGVIGVWVAHLMFEVPVWQLSATARTGSGQWIAEIVAALGLGLTIFGCVARAPGAVAYAVGLYITSAYWFTASTSFANPAVTIARALSDTFAGIAAADVLPFIAAQLAGMALATLLALWFWPPADERR, encoded by the coding sequence GTGACGCCGCGCCGGTTGGCAGCGGAGGCGCTCGGCACCGCTTTTCTTCTCGCAGCCGTCGTGGGTTCTGGAATCATGGCGGCCAGGCTTGCCGACGGCAACAACGCGCTTGCTCTGCTGTGCAACGCCCTTTCGACCGGCGCTATTCTGACTGTGCTGATATTGATCTTCGGTCCGGTGTCAGGCGCCCATTTCAATCCGGCCGTCAGCCTTGCCTTCGCCTTCAGACGCCAGCTTGCCTGGACCGAGGCTTTCGCCTTCATCCTTGCGCAAATAGCTGGAGGCGTGATCGGCGTCTGGGTCGCGCATCTGATGTTCGAAGTGCCGGTGTGGCAATTATCCGCGACGGCGCGCACCGGATCGGGACAATGGATCGCGGAAATCGTTGCTGCGCTCGGTCTCGGTCTCACGATTTTCGGCTGTGTGGCGCGCGCGCCGGGCGCCGTCGCATACGCGGTGGGGCTGTACATCACGTCCGCTTACTGGTTCACCGCTTCAACAAGCTTCGCAAATCCCGCTGTCACCATAGCCCGCGCTTTGTCGGATACGTTTGCGGGCATTGCGGCCGCAGATGTATTGCCATTCATCGCCGCACAGCTTGCCGGAATGGCGCTGGCAACCTTGCTGGCGTTATGGTTCTGGCCTCCAGCCGATGAACGCAGGTAG
- a CDS encoding aspartate carbamoyltransferase catalytic subunit produces the protein MTANARPKLDFPHRHLLGIEGLSPFEMAHLLDLADEAVDLNRQVRKERKTLAGRTQINLFFENSTRTQSSFEIAGKRLGADVMNMAVASSSIKKGETLLDTAATLNAMHPDLIVVRHHAAGAVHLLARKVDCAVINAGDGAHEHPTQALLDALTIRRNKGRIEGLIVAICGDVLHSRVARSNIILLQALGARVRVIGPSTLLPRGIDRFGVEVFRNMREGLKDADIVMMLRLQLERMNGSFVPSVKEYFHFFGLDAEKLSWAKPDALVMHPGPMNRGVEIDSEVADGAQSLIREQVEMGVAVRMAVLEALARNLPNGGGVS, from the coding sequence ATGACCGCAAACGCGCGCCCGAAACTGGACTTCCCCCACCGCCATCTGCTGGGAATCGAAGGGCTTTCGCCCTTTGAGATGGCTCATTTGCTCGATCTGGCCGATGAGGCCGTCGACCTGAACCGCCAGGTCCGAAAAGAGCGCAAAACGCTCGCCGGGCGCACCCAGATCAACCTCTTCTTCGAGAACTCGACCCGGACCCAGTCCTCCTTCGAGATCGCCGGAAAGCGGCTCGGGGCCGATGTCATGAACATGGCGGTGGCCTCCTCCTCGATCAAAAAAGGCGAAACGCTGCTGGACACCGCAGCGACCCTGAACGCCATGCACCCTGATTTGATCGTCGTCCGCCATCACGCGGCGGGCGCGGTGCATCTTCTGGCGCGCAAAGTCGACTGCGCGGTCATCAATGCCGGCGACGGCGCGCACGAACATCCGACCCAGGCGCTGCTCGATGCGCTGACCATCCGCCGCAACAAAGGCCGCATAGAGGGCCTTATCGTCGCCATCTGCGGCGACGTTCTGCACAGCCGCGTTGCGCGCTCCAACATCATTCTTCTGCAGGCACTCGGCGCGCGCGTGCGCGTCATCGGCCCCTCGACGCTTCTGCCGCGCGGTATCGACCGCTTCGGCGTCGAAGTGTTCCGCAATATGCGCGAAGGGCTGAAGGATGCGGACATCGTGATGATGCTGCGCCTGCAGCTCGAGCGCATGAACGGCAGCTTCGTGCCGTCGGTGAAGGAGTACTTCCACTTCTTCGGCCTCGATGCCGAAAAGCTCTCCTGGGCAAAGCCCGACGCGCTTGTGATGCATCCCGGCCCGATGAACCGCGGCGTCGAGATCGACTCGGAAGTTGCCGACGGCGCGCAATCGCTCATCCGCGAACAGGTGGAGATGGGTGTTGCCGTGCGCATGGCGGTGCTCGAAGCGCTTGCCCGCAATCTGCCGAATGGCGGAGGAGTATCATGA
- the ruvX gene encoding Holliday junction resolvase RuvX: MTAPIVSIEELSALIPARAALLGLDLGTKTIGTAVSDDTRRVAAPLKTLPRKKFAEDAKALLELARERKIFGFVLGLPVNMDGTEGPRAQASRAFARNLAKLTELPIGLWDERLSTAAVERELIAQDVSRARRAEVIDAHAAAFILQGALDRLRTILG; encoded by the coding sequence ATGACCGCGCCCATCGTTTCGATTGAAGAGCTTTCCGCCCTTATCCCGGCCAGGGCTGCCCTGCTCGGCCTCGATCTTGGCACGAAGACGATCGGCACCGCCGTCTCGGACGATACGAGACGCGTGGCAGCGCCTTTAAAGACCTTGCCCCGCAAGAAGTTCGCGGAAGATGCCAAAGCGCTTCTCGAGCTCGCGCGCGAGCGCAAGATCTTCGGGTTCGTGCTCGGCCTGCCGGTCAATATGGATGGAACCGAAGGCCCCCGCGCTCAGGCCAGCCGGGCATTCGCCCGCAATCTCGCAAAGCTGACCGAGCTTCCCATCGGCCTCTGGGATGAGCGGCTCTCCACCGCCGCGGTCGAGCGGGAGCTGATTGCGCAGGATGTCAGCCGTGCCAGGCGGGCCGAGGTGATCGACGCCCACGCCGCCGCCTTCATCCTGCAGGGCGCCCTCGACCGGTTGCGGACCATCCTCGGCTAG
- a CDS encoding dihydroorotase — protein MSRPLLFTNARLVDPASGKETRGALLVKDGTIADLGASLKTAPDGADTIDAKGKVIAPGLVDMRAFLGEPGAEHRESIASGSLAAAAGGVTTVVSSPETNPAVDDPAIVDYLLRRARDTAIVNIHPAAALTKGLRGEEMTEIGLLKQAGAVCFTDGAKTIANARVLLRALTYARDFDALIVHHTEDPDLAGNGVMNAGEYASRLGLSGRTIEAETIILERDARLVRLTKSRYHAATITNRDSIDIARRAKDEGLSFTCGTSINHLSFNEQDIGDYRTFYKVAPPLRTEDDRLALAEAVRTGLIDVIVSDHTPQDVEQKRQPFAEASDGAIGIETMLAAGLRLVHADAVSLPVLLRAMSTRPAEILGLPGGRLEKGAAADLILFDPDEPFVLSPSALHSKSKNTPFDEARLQGRVLRTLVAGKTVYEYA, from the coding sequence ATGAGCCGCCCTCTCCTCTTCACCAATGCGCGGCTTGTCGATCCGGCTTCGGGCAAAGAGACGCGCGGCGCGCTGCTTGTTAAAGACGGCACGATCGCCGATCTCGGCGCTTCGCTGAAAACCGCGCCCGATGGTGCAGATACTATCGACGCCAAGGGCAAAGTGATTGCGCCCGGGCTTGTCGATATGCGCGCCTTTCTCGGAGAGCCCGGCGCCGAGCATCGCGAAAGCATCGCCTCGGGCAGCCTTGCCGCAGCCGCCGGCGGCGTCACGACAGTCGTCTCATCGCCCGAGACCAATCCCGCGGTCGATGATCCGGCAATTGTCGATTATCTTTTGCGCCGCGCCCGCGACACTGCGATCGTCAACATCCATCCCGCAGCTGCGCTGACCAAAGGGCTACGCGGCGAGGAAATGACCGAGATCGGCCTTCTGAAACAGGCCGGCGCGGTGTGCTTCACCGACGGCGCAAAGACGATTGCAAACGCCCGCGTGCTGCTGCGCGCGCTGACCTATGCGCGCGACTTCGATGCGCTGATCGTCCATCACACCGAAGATCCAGATCTTGCCGGCAACGGCGTGATGAATGCCGGCGAATATGCGAGCCGGCTCGGCCTTTCGGGCCGCACCATCGAAGCCGAGACGATCATTCTCGAGCGCGATGCGCGCCTCGTGCGGCTGACCAAGAGCCGCTATCACGCCGCGACCATTACCAATCGCGACAGCATCGACATCGCCAGGCGCGCCAAGGATGAGGGCCTCTCCTTCACCTGCGGCACCTCCATCAATCACCTGTCCTTCAACGAACAGGACATCGGCGATTACCGCACTTTCTATAAAGTCGCGCCGCCTTTGCGCACCGAGGACGACCGGCTCGCGCTGGCGGAAGCGGTACGGACGGGCCTGATCGACGTCATCGTCTCGGACCACACACCGCAGGACGTCGAGCAGAAGCGCCAGCCCTTTGCAGAAGCCTCCGACGGCGCCATCGGCATCGAGACCATGCTGGCGGCGGGCCTTCGCCTCGTCCATGCGGACGCGGTGTCCCTGCCCGTTCTCCTGCGGGCCATGTCGACGCGTCCGGCGGAAATCCTTGGCCTGCCCGGCGGGCGGCTGGAAAAGGGCGCGGCGGCCGATCTCATCCTGTTCGATCCGGATGAGCCCTTCGTCCTTAGTCCCTCGGCCCTGCACTCCAAGTCGAAAAACACCCCCTTCGACGAGGCGCGCCTCCAGGGCCGGGTGCTGCGCACGCTGGTTGCCGGGAAAACGGTCTACGAATACGCTTAA
- a CDS encoding hybrid sensor histidine kinase/response regulator — MNAQETSQPGVETRHQLLIDAVTDYAIYMLDSSGIVTSWNAGAQRFKGYTAAEILGRHFSAFYREDDREAGAPERALATAASEGRFETEAWRVRKDGTEFFASVVIDAIRDPQGQLLGFAKITRDITDRMRARQELLDSERRFRILVQGVTDYAIYMLDPGGYVSNWNPGAERIKHFSADEIVGQHFSRFYTPEDQDSGLPARALQTAETEGRFEAEGWRVRKDGSRFWASVVIDAIRNDAGELIGFAKITRDRTEHRLAQEQLEQTQQALFQAQKMDAIGQLTGGVAHDFNNLLTVIVSSLDLLRRKVSEPRDIRIVENALMAAERGSQLTHQLLAFARRQSLRPEPHNPNLLIETFEAILRRGAGDNVILEIELARDMHEVLVDHTQFEAALLNLVVNARDASGDDGTVLLATEVVTIDQPRPLMLSNIDPGVYVRTTVSDSGSGMSAETLARACEPFFTTKDIGKGTGLGLSQVYGFVAQSNGYIDIASAEGLGTAVSLYLPAGAPVAAKSPENAGVQAGTVLIVDDDEQVMNVAVEMFASLGYDVLTANDATEAVDILMRDRKIDVLFSDVVMPRGMNGIELAREARMMRPDMKIILASGYPLPAIEKAKADLSETAFIAKPYRWSEVVERLRALDAG; from the coding sequence TTGAACGCTCAGGAAACGAGCCAACCCGGCGTCGAAACGCGGCATCAGCTGCTTATCGATGCCGTGACGGATTACGCCATCTATATGCTCGATTCCTCGGGCATTGTGACGAGCTGGAATGCGGGTGCCCAGCGCTTCAAGGGCTACACAGCAGCCGAAATCCTCGGCCGGCATTTTTCCGCCTTTTATCGCGAAGACGATCGAGAGGCCGGCGCGCCGGAACGCGCGCTGGCGACTGCCGCCAGCGAAGGCCGGTTCGAAACCGAAGCTTGGCGCGTCCGCAAGGACGGCACGGAATTTTTTGCAAGCGTCGTGATCGATGCGATCCGCGATCCGCAAGGTCAGTTGCTCGGCTTCGCAAAAATCACGCGCGACATCACCGATCGCATGCGCGCGCGCCAGGAGCTTTTAGACAGCGAGCGGCGCTTCCGCATTCTCGTGCAGGGCGTCACCGATTACGCGATCTATATGCTCGATCCCGGCGGCTATGTGTCCAACTGGAATCCGGGCGCCGAACGCATCAAGCATTTCAGCGCGGACGAAATTGTCGGTCAGCATTTCTCGCGCTTTTACACGCCCGAAGATCAGGACAGCGGCCTGCCGGCCCGCGCGCTGCAGACGGCGGAGACGGAGGGCCGTTTCGAAGCCGAAGGCTGGCGCGTGCGCAAGGACGGTTCGCGCTTTTGGGCAAGCGTCGTTATCGATGCCATCCGCAATGACGCAGGCGAACTCATCGGATTTGCCAAGATCACGCGCGACCGCACCGAACACCGTCTCGCGCAGGAACAGCTCGAACAGACGCAGCAGGCGCTGTTTCAAGCGCAAAAAATGGATGCCATCGGCCAGCTCACCGGCGGCGTCGCGCACGATTTCAACAATCTTCTGACCGTCATCGTCTCGAGCCTTGATCTTTTGCGGCGCAAGGTCTCCGAACCGCGCGACATCCGCATCGTCGAGAACGCGCTGATGGCGGCCGAGCGCGGCTCGCAGCTGACGCATCAATTATTGGCTTTTGCGCGCCGGCAGTCTTTGCGGCCCGAGCCGCACAATCCCAATCTTCTGATCGAGACCTTCGAGGCCATTCTGCGCCGCGGCGCGGGCGACAATGTCATTCTCGAGATCGAGCTTGCACGCGATATGCACGAGGTTCTTGTCGATCATACGCAGTTCGAGGCCGCGTTGCTCAATCTTGTGGTCAATGCGCGGGATGCCAGCGGCGATGACGGCACGGTACTTCTGGCGACGGAGGTCGTGACGATTGACCAGCCGCGTCCCCTGATGCTGTCGAATATCGATCCCGGTGTATATGTGCGTACAACGGTCAGCGATTCCGGCAGCGGCATGTCGGCCGAGACTTTGGCCCGCGCTTGCGAACCTTTCTTCACGACAAAGGATATTGGCAAAGGCACGGGGCTCGGCCTTAGCCAGGTTTACGGTTTTGTGGCGCAGTCGAACGGCTACATCGATATCGCCTCTGCCGAGGGTTTGGGGACGGCCGTTTCGCTCTATCTGCCTGCAGGCGCTCCGGTCGCGGCCAAATCGCCTGAAAATGCGGGCGTTCAAGCCGGCACGGTTCTTATCGTCGACGATGACGAGCAGGTGATGAATGTTGCGGTCGAGATGTTTGCGAGCCTCGGCTATGATGTCCTGACGGCCAACGATGCCACGGAGGCGGTCGACATTCTGATGCGCGACCGCAAGATCGACGTTCTGTTCAGCGATGTGGTGATGCCGCGCGGCATGAACGGGATCGAGCTTGCGCGCGAAGCGCGCATGATGCGCCCGGATATGAAGATCATTCTGGCGTCCGGCTATCCCCTGCCGGCCATCGAAAAGGCAAAGGCGGATCTGTCGGAGACGGCCTTTATCGCCAAGCCCTATCGCTGGAGCGAAGTCGTCGAGCGCTTGAGGGCGCTCGACGCGGGTTGA